From Danio aesculapii chromosome 18, fDanAes4.1, whole genome shotgun sequence, a single genomic window includes:
- the LOC130245643 gene encoding gem-associated protein 7-like — MKTPVGVLRLPRGPEPNSRGFDPNSPRFQALCSTSLTSSSSSVDIEEQRLRAEQREHFLRALLLMTDKRVDFQLLEKLRMRGRFGASDIDVLNFQVSDLETPLGVQKEALLRCHDIISCAFEL; from the coding sequence AAGACTCCAGTCGGTGTTCTGCGGCTGCCAAGAGGACCCGAGCCGAACAGCCGAGGATTTGACCCGAATTCTCCGCGTTTCCAGGCTCTGTGTTCCACATCTCTGACCTCGTCATCTTCATCTGTGGACATAGAGGAGCAGCGGCTGCGGGCGGAGCAGCGCGAGCATTTTCTGCGGGCTCTCCTCCTCATGACGGACAAACGCGTCGACTTCCAGCTGCTGGAGAAGCTGCGCATGCGGGGTCGGTTCGGCGCCTCAGACATCGATGTGCTGAATTTTCAGGTGTCCGATCTGGAGACTCCGCTCGGCGTGCAGAAAGAGGCTCTTCTCAGGTGTCACGATATTATTTCGTGCGCGTTTGAACTGTGA
- the LOC130245709 gene encoding gem-associated protein 7-like — MKTPVGVLRLPRGPEPNSRGFDPNSPRFQALCSTSLTSSSSSVDIEEQRLRAEQREHFLRALLLMTDKRVDFQLLEKLRMRGRFGASDIDVLNFQVSDLETPLGVQKEALLRCHDIISCAFEL; from the coding sequence ATGAAGACTCCAGTCGGTGTTCTGCGGCTGCCAAGAGGACCCGAGCCGAACAGCCGAGGATTTGACCCGAATTCTCCGCGTTTCCAGGCTCTGTGTTCCACATCTCTGACCTCGTCATCTTCATCTGTGGACATAGAGGAGCAGCGGCTGCGGGCGGAGCAGCGCGAGCATTTTCTGCGGGCTCTCCTCCTCATGACGGACAAGCGCGTCGACTTCCAGCTGCTGGAGAAGCTGCGCATGCGGGGTCGGTTCGGCGCCTCAGACATCGATGTGCTGAATTTTCAGGTGTCCGATCTGGAGACTCCGCTCGGCGTGCAGAAAGAGGCTCTTCTCAGGTGTCACGATATTATTTCGTGCGCGTTTGAACTGTGA